One Helianthus annuus cultivar XRQ/B chromosome 12, HanXRQr2.0-SUNRISE, whole genome shotgun sequence genomic region harbors:
- the LOC110892518 gene encoding uncharacterized protein LOC110892518 → MAENSSSHRWSGPRPNVGNNLPVKGMVEEASDDNEVQSNGANDPVTLGIFPTNPAQSILPPGETPISWYVRSQGALNAVYTQLCAQTAPPRQRQSVHDRLGSPWDAHTDESNQTYRLSANTSVFNRLHPNSNKSRPRAVYNPKAEHNYDLVYRPAEAAENSKFILEIALAPLERAKLPSNVGKFNGLTDPDDHLRVFTSAGLVGGWTLPLWCHLFVQTLTGPARIWFDNLPTGQIESWKDLRQKFLTHFSQQRRSMRDTSDIMNIWRRDDENLEDFITRYNKEVLEIGGVHEQLIRAQFKYAVRCDDMVKVLSGTEGLPKSWEKIMAAAKVYAQTEKNLTKNRPPPPHSRPTDLSATGERRFKKSWRESSGSRSSEDARATINKLSAQRDNKHENRERQWTPLTKTPAEVLSTEDYQFKPPIPMKSKRGQDLAQYCEYHKDTGHTTNNCISLRIEIEKALKNGEFMHLLQNMRKEIKQITRGEETSNKRAKT, encoded by the exons atggcagaaaattcatcttCTCACCGATGGTCTGGTCCTCGACCAAATGTCGGAAACAATTTACCAGTCAAAGGGATGGTGGAAGAGGCCTCAGACGATAATGAGGTTCAATCTAATGGAGCAAATGACCCTGTTACTCTAGGGATATTTCCCACAAATCCCGCCCAATCAATTCTACCACCGGGGGAAACTCCGATATCATGGTATGTCCGGTCACAAGGAGCATTAAATGCAGTGTATACACAATTATGTGCTCAAACCGCTCCC CCTCGTCAAAGGCAATCAGTTCATGATAGGTTGGGCTCCCCTTGGGATGCTCACACCGATGAATCTAACCAAACGTATCGTTTGAGCGCAAACACCAGCGTATTCAACAGGCTGCACCCAAACTCTAACAAATCCAGGCCCCGAGCGGTGTACAACCCTAAGGCAGAGCATAATTACGACTTAGTTTACCGCCCTGCAGAAGCAGCGGAAAACTCGAAGTTTATACTGGAAATAGCTCTGGCTCCGTTAGAAAGGGCAAAATTACCATCTAACGTCGGCAAATTCAATGGGTTAACTGATCCCGACGATCATTTGAGGGTCTTTACCAGCGCAGGATTGGTCGGCGGTTGGACTCTTCCGCTttggtgtcatttgtttgttcaaaCATTAACGGGGCCAGCGCGAATCTGGTTTGATAATCTACCAACGGGGCAAATCGAGTCATGGAAAGACCTGCGCCAAAAATTCTTAACACATTTCAGCCAGCAAAGGCGCTCCATGCGGGATACATCTGATATCATGAACATATGGCGTCGAGATGATGAGAATTTGGAAGATTTTATAACCAGGTATAATAAGGAAGTATTAGAGATCGGTGGTGTCCACGAACAGTTAATCCGCGCTCAGTTTAAGTACGCGGTTAGATGTGACGATATGGTCAAAGTGCTGTCCGGAACAGAAGGTCTTCCCAAGAGTTGGGAAAAGATAATGGCGGCGGCCAAGGTTTACGCACAAACAGAGAAAAACCTTACTAAAAacagaccaccaccaccacacagcAGGCCCACAGATTTAAGTGCAACGGGCGAGCGAAGATTCAAGAAATCATGGCGCGAGTCATCTGGAAGCCGCTCCTCTGAAGATGCTCGCGCAACAATTAACAAACTCTCTGCTCAGAGAGATAACAAGCATGAAAACAGGGAGAGGCAGTGGACCCCACTGACCAAGACCCCGGCGGAAGTCCTGAGTACCGAGGATTATCAGTTTAAACCGCCAATCCCGATGAAGAGTAAACGTGGTCAGGACCTAGCGCAGTATTGCGAATATCATAAGGATACGGGACACACCACAAACAATTGCATTTCCTTGCGCATTGAGATAGAGAAAGCCCTCAAAAATGGGGAGTTTATGCATCTACTCCAGAATATGCGCAAGGAGATAAAGCAAATCACCCGGGGAGAAGAAACCTCCAACAAACGGGCCAAGACTTAA